The following coding sequences are from one Streptomyces sp. V3I7 window:
- a CDS encoding helix-turn-helix domain-containing protein: protein MSSEATPGPYADPLRFGQRVQILRERRGMTQAQLGGLIGLSEHTVRKIENGQQKPPRLDTVLRIAEALRVRDLAELTGRSDANVDLFIGPGHPRLAAVRSAIDSFPLGTGVEPPPVSHLEARLHAAWKARHASKNHREAIGRLLPDLIRDTQALVRNADTAVERRFAQSQLAQAYALSQFFIAYQPDSSLLWRVAERCMTAAQESEDPHAIGVASWLLAQAHRDSGPRHYGAADAVNSEAVRFLEPLLPDASRDVLAIAGALEFELGYTAARRQESGTAWRHWDKANAMATRLPAEYYHPVTSFSRAVMGAHAVTVAVELHQGGESVRQAARANRTTIQSRPRRARHRIEEARGYQLDNQPDVALASLEKAYEAAPETIRYNGYARAILLEQVESTREPRRRRASELAAKVGLLAA from the coding sequence ATGTCCTCAGAAGCTACTCCGGGTCCGTACGCCGATCCCCTGCGGTTCGGTCAGAGGGTGCAGATCCTCCGTGAACGCCGTGGGATGACCCAGGCCCAACTCGGCGGTCTCATCGGCCTCTCGGAGCACACCGTGCGGAAGATCGAGAACGGCCAGCAGAAGCCACCCCGCCTCGACACGGTGCTGCGCATCGCCGAGGCGCTGCGGGTCCGGGACCTGGCGGAGCTGACGGGACGCTCGGACGCGAACGTGGACCTGTTCATCGGCCCCGGTCATCCACGCCTCGCCGCCGTCAGGTCCGCCATCGACAGCTTCCCGCTCGGCACCGGCGTCGAGCCACCGCCGGTGTCACATCTCGAGGCCCGACTGCACGCCGCTTGGAAGGCACGCCATGCCTCAAAGAACCATCGTGAGGCGATCGGCAGGCTGCTGCCCGACCTGATCCGCGACACCCAGGCCCTCGTCCGAAATGCCGACACCGCAGTTGAGAGGCGCTTCGCGCAATCCCAACTCGCCCAGGCCTACGCGCTGTCGCAGTTCTTCATCGCCTACCAGCCCGACTCGTCCTTGCTGTGGCGCGTCGCCGAACGCTGCATGACCGCCGCTCAGGAGAGCGAAGACCCGCATGCCATCGGCGTCGCCTCGTGGCTGCTCGCCCAGGCCCACCGCGACTCCGGGCCGAGGCATTACGGCGCCGCCGACGCCGTCAACAGCGAGGCTGTACGTTTCCTTGAGCCACTGTTGCCCGATGCCTCGCGCGACGTCCTCGCCATCGCGGGCGCCCTTGAGTTCGAGCTCGGCTATACCGCAGCCCGCCGTCAGGAAAGTGGTACGGCATGGCGGCACTGGGACAAGGCCAACGCCATGGCGACACGGTTGCCCGCCGAGTACTACCACCCCGTCACCAGCTTCAGCCGAGCCGTCATGGGCGCTCATGCCGTGACAGTGGCTGTGGAGCTGCACCAAGGCGGTGAGTCGGTACGGCAAGCGGCCCGCGCGAACCGGACGACCATCCAGTCCCGCCCCCGCCGCGCCAGGCACCGGATCGAAGAAGCACGGGGCTACCAGCTCGACAACCAACCGGACGTGGCACTCGCATCATTGGAGAAGGCCTACGAGGCGGCGCCGGAGACGATCCGATACAACGGCTACGCGCGAGCGATCCTCTTGGAGCAGGTCGAATCGACGCGGGAGCCACGTCGCCGGCGTGCCTCGGAACTGGCGGCGAAGGTGGGCCTCCTCGCTGCCTGA
- a CDS encoding L,D-transpeptidase family protein, protein MRTSTVTLSSLRSMRCGGARHFVSVAVACGVLLATMTACGVTGVRTSPAGAPGTNNPASATQDAPLPGVGERMWQRVPSGTRQVVVVYGEGRNSADSLVALYEQHGTAWERTGSWPAHNGRMGWTTDHRLDDERSPVGVFTLTDAGGALRSPGSRLPYWYDDNAFTATLGQADREYEAYGEDEEDGKGQDAAFAHAFDYVIAIDYNRLKGAPPYDWSRPDGVEKGGGIWLHLDHGAGTSGCVSLPEPGMKTLLRTLDPVDHPVVVMGDRERLGS, encoded by the coding sequence ATGCGGACATCCACGGTCACCCTGTCCTCGCTCCGGTCGATGCGGTGTGGCGGTGCGCGGCATTTCGTATCCGTGGCCGTCGCCTGCGGCGTTCTGCTGGCGACGATGACGGCTTGCGGGGTCACGGGCGTGCGTACCAGCCCCGCCGGTGCGCCGGGCACCAACAACCCCGCGTCCGCCACGCAGGACGCGCCCCTTCCGGGCGTGGGGGAGCGGATGTGGCAGCGGGTGCCGTCCGGCACCCGGCAGGTGGTGGTCGTCTACGGGGAGGGCCGGAACTCGGCCGACAGCCTCGTCGCGCTCTACGAGCAGCACGGAACGGCCTGGGAACGGACCGGCAGCTGGCCTGCCCACAACGGCCGGATGGGCTGGACCACGGACCATCGCCTGGACGACGAACGCAGTCCCGTCGGCGTGTTCACCCTCACCGACGCAGGGGGCGCCCTGAGAAGCCCCGGCAGCCGGTTGCCGTACTGGTACGACGACAACGCCTTCACCGCCACCCTGGGCCAGGCGGACCGGGAGTACGAGGCGTACGGAGAGGACGAGGAGGACGGGAAGGGCCAGGACGCGGCCTTCGCCCACGCCTTCGACTACGTCATCGCCATCGACTACAACCGCCTCAAGGGCGCCCCGCCCTACGACTGGTCCCGGCCCGACGGCGTGGAGAAGGGCGGCGGCATCTGGCTGCACCTGGACCACGGAGCGGGCACGTCCGGCTGCGTCTCCCTCCCGGAGCCCGGGATGAAGACCCTGCTGCGCACCCTCGATCCCGTCGATCACCCTGTGGTGGTGATGGGGGACCGGGAACGGCTCGGGAGTTGA
- a CDS encoding TetR/AcrR family transcriptional regulator, with the protein MAAMTTGNTTRADANRRRILDVALAELLRDPDASMDQIARAAGVVRRTVYGHFPSREALISTLLDEAVDSVMAAKAAGHEGVEDDPATAVARSVLTVWEIADRYRLLIALAQRTVTPQGIRERLTPVRESSAALLQQGLDAGLFHSTLPAPVLAYVHEQMLFALMEAVNDGQLAAEEAGRSAAITVLIAAGMPASQATELVAKLSA; encoded by the coding sequence ATGGCCGCCATGACCACGGGTAACACCACGCGCGCCGACGCGAACCGCCGCCGCATCCTCGACGTCGCGCTCGCGGAGCTGCTGCGCGACCCCGACGCCTCCATGGACCAGATCGCCCGCGCCGCGGGGGTCGTACGCCGCACGGTGTACGGGCACTTCCCCAGCCGCGAGGCGCTGATCAGCACGCTCCTCGACGAGGCGGTGGACTCGGTGATGGCCGCGAAGGCGGCGGGCCACGAAGGAGTCGAGGATGATCCGGCGACGGCGGTGGCCCGCTCGGTGCTCACCGTCTGGGAGATCGCCGACCGCTACCGGCTGCTGATCGCGCTCGCCCAGCGCACGGTCACCCCGCAGGGCATCCGCGAACGCCTCACGCCCGTGCGGGAGTCCAGCGCCGCGCTGCTCCAACAGGGCCTCGACGCGGGCCTGTTCCACTCCACGCTGCCGGCGCCGGTGCTGGCGTACGTCCATGAGCAGATGCTGTTCGCGCTGATGGAGGCGGTGAACGACGGGCAGCTGGCAGCAGAGGAGGCGGGCCGCTCCGCCGCGATCACCGTCCTGATCGCGGCGGGCATGCCCGCCTCACAGGCCACCGAACTGGTGGCGAAGCTGAGCGCCTGA
- a CDS encoding cation:dicarboxylate symporter family transporter, which yields MPTTTSRRAAVAATTPDTAPAAPAGKRDRTHYLYIAVIAAVALGIAVGLIWPEAGVELKPLGTGFVNLIKMMISPIIFCTIVLGIGSVRKAAKVGAVGGIALGYFLVMSFVALAIGLVVGNVLHPGDGLHLTAALKQTGHAQVAPDALPPVDFVLSIIPVTFVSAFTEGQVLQTLLIALLAGFALQAMGPAGRPILRGVEHIQRLVFRILAMVMWAAPIGAFGAIAAVVGSAGLDALKSLAVLMLGFYVTCFLFVFVVLGALLRIVTGLNIFSLLKYLAREFLLILSTSSSESALPRLIAKMEHLGVSKPVVGITVPTGYSFNLDGTMIYMTMASLYIADALGTPMSIGEQIPLLLFLLLASKGAAGVSGAGLATLAGGLQSHKPALVDGVGLIVGIDRFMSEARALTNFAGNSVATVLIGTWTKEIDKDRVQRVLAGELPFDETTLLDEDGDESGADADSGLPEQRGDGEREPATA from the coding sequence ATGCCGACGACGACGTCAAGGAGGGCAGCCGTGGCCGCCACAACCCCCGATACGGCACCTGCCGCACCCGCTGGGAAGCGGGACCGCACTCATTACCTGTACATCGCCGTCATCGCGGCAGTGGCGCTCGGCATCGCCGTGGGGCTCATCTGGCCCGAGGCCGGGGTCGAGCTCAAGCCGCTGGGCACGGGCTTCGTGAACCTGATCAAGATGATGATCTCGCCGATCATCTTCTGCACGATCGTGCTCGGCATCGGCTCGGTCCGCAAGGCCGCCAAGGTCGGCGCCGTCGGCGGCATCGCGCTCGGCTACTTCCTCGTGATGTCGTTCGTCGCGCTCGCCATCGGCCTCGTCGTCGGCAACGTCCTGCACCCCGGCGACGGACTGCACCTGACCGCCGCGCTCAAGCAGACCGGCCACGCCCAGGTCGCGCCCGACGCGCTGCCGCCGGTCGACTTCGTGCTGTCGATCATCCCGGTGACCTTCGTCTCCGCCTTCACCGAGGGCCAGGTCCTCCAGACCCTGCTCATCGCGCTGCTGGCCGGTTTCGCGCTCCAGGCCATGGGCCCGGCGGGCCGGCCGATCCTGCGCGGCGTCGAGCACATCCAGCGGCTCGTCTTCCGCATCCTCGCCATGGTGATGTGGGCCGCGCCGATCGGCGCCTTCGGGGCCATCGCGGCCGTGGTCGGATCCGCCGGCCTGGACGCGCTGAAGAGCCTCGCCGTGCTGATGCTCGGCTTCTACGTGACGTGCTTCCTGTTCGTCTTCGTCGTGCTCGGCGCGCTGCTGCGGATCGTCACCGGGCTGAACATCTTCTCCCTGCTGAAGTACCTGGCCCGGGAGTTCCTGCTCATCCTGTCCACCTCCTCCTCCGAGTCCGCGCTGCCGCGGCTCATCGCGAAGATGGAGCACCTGGGCGTGAGCAAGCCGGTGGTCGGTATCACCGTCCCGACCGGCTACTCCTTCAACCTCGACGGCACCATGATCTACATGACCATGGCGTCCCTCTACATCGCCGACGCCCTGGGCACCCCGATGTCCATCGGCGAGCAGATCCCGCTCCTGCTGTTCCTGCTGCTCGCCTCGAAGGGCGCGGCGGGCGTCAGCGGCGCCGGTCTGGCGACGCTGGCCGGCGGCCTGCAGTCGCACAAGCCCGCGCTGGTCGACGGCGTCGGCCTGATCGTCGGCATCGACCGCTTCATGAGCGAGGCCCGCGCCCTGACGAACTTCGCGGGTAACTCCGTCGCCACCGTCCTGATCGGTACCTGGACCAAGGAGATCGACAAGGACCGCGTCCAGCGCGTCCTCGCCGGTGAACTGCCGTTCGACGAGACGACGCTGCTGGACGAGGACGGGGACGAGAGCGGGGCCGACGCGGACTCCGGGCTGCCCGAGCAGCGCGGCGACGGCGAGAGGGAGCCGGCCACGGCCTGA
- a CDS encoding sulfite exporter TauE/SafE family protein, producing MSEILLVLLAGVAAGALNAIGGGGTFVALPALAAFGLSPVTANALSRIALVPGAVASTWVYRRELTPVGAISTKALTATSVLGGGVGAALLLVLPAASFDAAAPWLLAFATAILAFGHRLSRAMSTALGRSFGMRSQAVLIGQFLLAVYGGYFGGAVGIMMLALWGIGLDLDAAAGNPMRIAQMAAIYLSATALFLVASDALDVPLLLAAMLVGAVAGGFAGAHVARHLSAQLLRGVILVTAVTTTVLYFLRG from the coding sequence GTGTCCGAGATATTGCTTGTCCTGCTGGCGGGAGTCGCCGCCGGAGCCCTGAACGCCATCGGTGGTGGAGGCACGTTCGTGGCGCTGCCCGCTCTGGCCGCGTTCGGCCTGTCACCGGTGACGGCGAACGCGTTGTCGCGGATTGCCCTCGTGCCCGGAGCGGTAGCGAGTACGTGGGTCTACCGACGGGAACTCACCCCGGTCGGGGCGATATCCACGAAGGCGCTGACGGCGACAAGTGTCCTGGGCGGCGGAGTCGGCGCTGCTCTGCTGCTGGTGCTCCCAGCAGCATCGTTTGATGCCGCGGCACCGTGGCTGCTCGCCTTCGCCACGGCGATTCTCGCCTTCGGACACCGCCTCTCCAGGGCGATGAGCACCGCACTGGGGCGCTCGTTCGGCATGAGGTCCCAAGCCGTTCTGATCGGCCAGTTCCTCCTCGCCGTGTACGGCGGATACTTCGGCGGTGCCGTAGGCATCATGATGTTGGCCCTGTGGGGCATCGGCCTCGACCTCGATGCTGCAGCCGGCAACCCGATGCGGATCGCGCAGATGGCGGCCATCTATCTCAGCGCCACCGCGCTGTTCCTTGTCGCCTCGGACGCACTGGACGTACCGCTCCTCCTTGCCGCCATGCTGGTAGGCGCCGTGGCCGGTGGCTTCGCGGGTGCCCACGTCGCCCGACATCTCTCTGCCCAACTGCTGAGGGGCGTCATCCTGGTCACCGCCGTGACCACAACCGTCCTGTACTTCCTGCGCGGATGA
- a CDS encoding sensor histidine kinase: MRFPVVPRPRSLAGQLFAMQAVLIAVVVAGYALFAYAGNRGHAEEAAGRQAMAVARAVADAPSVRTALRGPDPTARLQPYALQVTRDTGVDFVTIMTPEGIRWTHPDPDEIGRRFLGHIEPARSGHAFTETFTGTLGASVRAVAPVEEHGRVVGLVSAGIRVEAISRRVQDQLTALLGVAGGALLLGAVGTYVINARLRRHTHGMNATELSRVHDYHQATLHAVREGLLMLDGQYRVALVNDGGRELLGVGPEEDVVGRSVAELALPAPLTGALLSAEPRVDEVHLTADRVLMVNTSPVSGGERRGTVVTLRDVTQLQSLMGELDSERGFTEALRSQAHEAANRLHTVVSLIELGRVDEAVDFATAELELAQALTDQVVAAVGEPVLAALLLGKTAQAHERGVALVVSPDTRLDDGLLPETLSARDLVTVLGNLIDNAVDAAQGSAGARVTVTAYTRNSDDPAGAELLLRVADTGTGLDPAHAGLVFQRGFSTKPAGPGGRGLGLALVRQAVTRLEGSLTVAKAEEGGAVFEVRLPWETAGRALARGAV; encoded by the coding sequence ATGCGCTTTCCCGTCGTCCCCCGGCCGCGCAGCCTGGCCGGGCAGTTGTTCGCCATGCAGGCCGTGCTGATAGCGGTCGTCGTCGCGGGGTACGCGCTGTTCGCCTACGCCGGCAACCGCGGCCACGCCGAGGAGGCGGCCGGGCGCCAGGCCATGGCGGTCGCCCGCGCCGTCGCGGACGCCCCCTCCGTACGGACCGCGCTGCGCGGCCCCGACCCCACGGCGCGCCTCCAGCCGTACGCCCTCCAGGTCACCCGCGACACCGGCGTCGACTTCGTCACGATCATGACCCCGGAGGGGATCCGCTGGACCCACCCCGACCCGGACGAGATAGGCAGGCGCTTCCTGGGCCACATCGAGCCGGCCCGAAGCGGCCACGCCTTCACCGAGACCTTCACCGGCACGCTCGGCGCGTCGGTCCGCGCGGTGGCCCCGGTCGAGGAGCACGGCCGCGTCGTCGGACTGGTGAGCGCGGGCATCCGCGTCGAGGCGATCAGCCGCCGGGTCCAGGACCAGCTCACGGCCCTGCTCGGCGTCGCCGGGGGCGCCCTGCTGCTGGGCGCGGTCGGTACGTACGTCATCAACGCCCGGCTGCGCCGCCACACCCACGGCATGAACGCCACCGAGCTCAGCCGCGTCCACGACTACCACCAGGCCACGCTGCACGCGGTGCGCGAGGGGCTGCTGATGCTGGACGGGCAGTACCGGGTGGCGCTCGTCAACGACGGCGGCCGGGAGCTGCTCGGCGTGGGCCCCGAGGAGGACGTGGTGGGCCGGTCGGTGGCGGAACTGGCGCTGCCCGCCCCGCTGACGGGGGCGCTGCTGTCCGCCGAGCCGCGGGTGGACGAGGTGCATCTGACGGCGGACCGGGTACTGATGGTCAACACCTCCCCGGTGTCGGGCGGCGAGCGCCGAGGAACCGTCGTCACGCTCCGGGACGTCACTCAACTCCAGTCCCTGATGGGCGAACTGGACTCCGAGCGCGGCTTCACCGAGGCGCTGCGCTCCCAGGCGCACGAGGCGGCGAACCGGCTCCACACGGTCGTGTCCCTCATCGAACTCGGCCGCGTGGACGAGGCGGTGGACTTCGCGACCGCCGAACTGGAGCTGGCGCAGGCGCTGACCGACCAGGTGGTGGCGGCGGTCGGCGAACCGGTGCTGGCCGCCCTGCTGCTGGGCAAGACGGCCCAGGCCCACGAACGGGGCGTCGCGCTCGTGGTGTCGCCCGACACCCGCCTCGACGACGGCCTGCTCCCCGAGACCCTGTCGGCGCGCGACCTGGTGACGGTCCTGGGAAACCTGATCGACAACGCCGTGGACGCGGCGCAGGGAAGCGCGGGCGCCCGGGTGACGGTGACGGCGTACACGCGCAACTCCGACGACCCCGCGGGGGCCGAGCTGCTGCTGCGCGTGGCGGACACGGGCACGGGCCTGGATCCCGCGCACGCCGGTCTGGTATTCCAGCGGGGGTTCTCGACCAAGCCGGCCGGACCCGGCGGCCGCGGCCTCGGACTCGCCCTGGTACGCCAGGCGGTCACCCGGCTCGAGGGCTCGCTGACGGTGGCGAAGGCCGAGGAGGGCGGCGCGGTGTTCGAGGTACGGCTGCCGTGGGAGACGGCGGGACGCGCACTGGCGCGGGGTGCCGTATGA
- a CDS encoding DUF4265 domain-containing protein, producing the protein MIHADLSDREDGWREQLWTQQLAPDRFEVACLPFFTYGICYRDVVAIDSNHLVTAVLEKSGHRTLRVALVIDHPDRDQLHELLHDSTIEAGLPHEWLQGTYLAVDLPPGTDPTAALVKILEASAQTGALHWEIDS; encoded by the coding sequence ATGATCCACGCTGATCTGTCGGATCGGGAGGACGGCTGGCGCGAGCAGCTTTGGACCCAGCAGCTCGCGCCTGACCGGTTCGAGGTGGCGTGTCTGCCCTTCTTCACCTACGGCATCTGCTACCGCGACGTGGTGGCCATAGACAGCAACCACCTCGTAACCGCCGTGCTGGAGAAATCCGGCCACCGGACCCTCCGGGTCGCTCTCGTCATCGACCACCCAGATCGGGACCAGCTGCACGAACTCCTGCACGACAGCACCATTGAGGCCGGCTTGCCCCACGAATGGCTCCAGGGGACCTACCTCGCGGTGGACCTCCCGCCGGGCACGGATCCGACAGCAGCACTCGTGAAGATCCTGGAGGCATCCGCTCAGACTGGCGCTCTCCACTGGGAGATCGACTCCTGA
- a CDS encoding MFS transporter codes for MRLVMNEPVERMERPYARRWWALLVLCLSLLIIVMANTALTVAAPDMIRDLDLSSADLQWVIDGYTVPYAALMLLLGVIGDRRSRRGALVLGLAVFGGGAVFGYLADSATTVIAARAVMGVGAALIMPATLSLLAATFPRAERTRAITLWTATAGLAIAAGPVVAGALLRDHGWSSTFLINVPIAAVAIVGALVLVPPSKAAAGPDGTRARIDYVGGLLSVLWTGSLIYMIIEGPHFGWGTKAVTAAVVAGAGLIAFVLWELRHPHPVLDVRRFADRRFAGSNLAVALFFLAVFGAFYYLTQHLQFVLRYDALETGVRMLPLAGAVFVGSAVTGFLTPRIGMKWTVGAGMVGGTTALALLTRVDAASTYGDFVPPLIVLGLAIGLALSPCTDAIMGAFPESQLGVGGAVNDTSLELGGSLGIAILGSLLSTSYDHHLADATRGSKLPSDALSTAQDSVGAGYAVAQGIADKAHRLAAQAAHTTDPHQAAQLKAQAQALAAGARQMTDAVGSSFADAVAHTSLIGAAILGLGTLVVILLLPRRNRTAAKPPTPAAGTPVAGEASAEAGEASAEAGEKSAEVEGMSAGEAKSAAEEKPVEVEQSTEAEQPTEAEQEEKGEQEELADSKAS; via the coding sequence ATGCGACTCGTCATGAACGAACCCGTCGAACGGATGGAGCGCCCCTACGCGCGGCGCTGGTGGGCGCTCCTCGTGCTCTGTCTGAGCCTGCTGATCATCGTGATGGCCAACACGGCCCTCACGGTCGCGGCGCCCGACATGATCCGGGACCTGGACCTCTCCAGCGCCGACCTCCAGTGGGTGATCGACGGCTACACCGTCCCGTACGCCGCGCTGATGCTGCTGCTCGGCGTGATCGGCGACCGCCGCAGCCGCCGGGGCGCGCTCGTCCTCGGGCTCGCCGTCTTCGGAGGCGGGGCCGTCTTCGGCTACCTCGCGGACAGCGCCACGACCGTCATCGCGGCCCGTGCCGTCATGGGCGTCGGCGCGGCGCTCATCATGCCCGCCACGCTCTCCCTGCTCGCCGCGACCTTCCCGCGCGCCGAACGCACCCGGGCCATCACCCTGTGGACCGCCACGGCCGGCCTCGCCATCGCGGCCGGACCGGTGGTCGCGGGCGCCCTGCTGCGCGACCACGGATGGTCGTCGACCTTCCTGATCAACGTGCCCATCGCCGCCGTCGCGATCGTGGGTGCCCTGGTCCTGGTTCCGCCGTCCAAGGCGGCCGCCGGCCCGGACGGCACCCGCGCGAGGATCGACTACGTCGGCGGTCTGCTGTCCGTGCTGTGGACCGGCTCGCTGATCTACATGATCATCGAGGGCCCGCACTTCGGCTGGGGCACCAAGGCCGTCACCGCCGCCGTCGTCGCGGGCGCCGGGCTGATCGCCTTCGTCCTGTGGGAGCTGCGCCACCCGCACCCCGTCCTCGACGTCCGCCGCTTCGCCGACCGCCGGTTCGCGGGCTCCAACCTCGCCGTCGCCCTCTTCTTCCTCGCCGTCTTCGGCGCCTTCTACTACCTCACCCAGCACCTCCAGTTCGTGCTGCGCTACGACGCCCTGGAGACCGGTGTCCGCATGCTGCCGCTGGCCGGCGCCGTCTTCGTCGGCTCGGCGGTCACCGGCTTCCTGACCCCGCGCATCGGTATGAAGTGGACGGTCGGCGCGGGCATGGTCGGCGGCACGACCGCCCTCGCCCTGCTGACCCGGGTGGACGCCGCGTCGACGTACGGCGACTTCGTGCCCCCGCTCATCGTCCTCGGCCTGGCCATCGGCCTCGCGCTCTCGCCCTGCACGGACGCGATCATGGGCGCGTTCCCGGAGTCCCAGCTGGGCGTCGGCGGCGCCGTGAACGACACCTCGCTGGAACTCGGCGGCTCCCTCGGCATCGCGATCCTCGGCTCGCTCCTGTCGACGTCGTACGACCACCACCTCGCGGACGCCACCCGGGGCAGCAAGCTGCCCTCCGACGCCCTGTCCACCGCCCAGGACTCGGTCGGCGCCGGCTACGCCGTCGCCCAGGGCATCGCCGACAAGGCACACCGGCTCGCGGCGCAGGCCGCCCACACGACCGACCCCCACCAGGCCGCCCAGTTGAAGGCACAGGCCCAGGCACTCGCGGCCGGCGCCCGCCAGATGACGGACGCCGTCGGCTCCTCGTTCGCCGACGCGGTGGCCCACACCAGCCTCATCGGCGCGGCCATCCTGGGCCTCGGCACGCTCGTGGTGATCCTGCTGCTCCCACGCCGCAACCGGACCGCGGCGAAGCCGCCGACTCCGGCGGCGGGAACGCCGGTCGCCGGGGAGGCGTCGGCTGAGGCCGGGGAGGCGTCGGCTGAGGCCGGGGAGAAGTCGGCTGAGGTCGAGGGGATGTCGGCCGGAGAAGCGAAGTCGGCCGCGGAGGAGAAGCCGGTCGAGGTGGAGCAGTCGACCGAGGCAGAGCAGCCGACTGAGGCTGAGCAGGAGGAAAAGGGGGAACAGGAGGAACTCGCGGACAGTAAGGCGAGCTGA
- a CDS encoding LysR family transcriptional regulator, protein MRYDLDDLRLFLHIVAEGSITAGAHRMRLSLPSASARIRSLERHAGVALLIRGRRGVRPTPAGMTLARHARDVIAQTVRLESAVASYTRSPTAPLTLLGGGSAMHRLVPQALISFLRAHPDVDVRVFESRTPQTVRMLTDGEADLGVVLDDEARDCGLRMEPLGDDSLVVIGQAGGILSGRTALAYHEVAEHPLVGLNAGSSLRRWIEKRLGPHAPAVRYRTTVANLHVLVALAAAGIGLAVVPRRAVDSRQPLDVCELGDSWARRHHLLAWGVRDRVSSPATAVLAEHLRHTALCEPTALNGHERHVGQCPSFDD, encoded by the coding sequence GTGCGCTACGACTTGGACGACCTGCGGCTCTTCCTCCACATCGTGGCTGAAGGATCGATCACGGCGGGCGCTCACCGGATGCGTCTGAGCCTGCCTTCAGCCAGTGCCAGGATCCGATCACTGGAACGCCACGCCGGTGTGGCCCTCCTGATCCGAGGCCGACGGGGCGTGCGGCCCACACCGGCGGGGATGACCTTGGCCCGCCATGCGCGCGACGTCATCGCCCAGACCGTACGGCTCGAAAGCGCCGTCGCGAGTTATACCCGCTCCCCGACCGCTCCGCTCACCCTGCTGGGCGGCGGCTCCGCTATGCATCGGCTCGTGCCGCAGGCCCTGATCTCGTTCCTCCGCGCCCACCCGGATGTCGATGTCAGGGTCTTCGAAAGCCGCACCCCTCAGACCGTGCGAATGCTCACTGACGGCGAGGCGGACCTGGGAGTCGTCCTAGACGACGAGGCCCGCGACTGCGGCCTGCGCATGGAACCTCTTGGCGACGACTCCCTCGTCGTCATCGGCCAGGCCGGAGGGATCCTGTCCGGACGGACCGCGCTGGCCTACCACGAGGTCGCCGAGCACCCTCTCGTTGGACTCAACGCCGGTTCTTCACTGCGACGTTGGATCGAGAAGCGCCTCGGGCCTCACGCCCCCGCAGTGCGCTATCGCACCACCGTTGCCAACCTCCACGTCCTCGTGGCCCTCGCCGCCGCCGGCATCGGGCTCGCCGTCGTACCGCGCCGCGCCGTCGACTCCCGCCAGCCACTCGACGTGTGCGAACTGGGGGATTCCTGGGCCCGCCGCCACCATTTGCTGGCCTGGGGCGTCAGGGACCGTGTCTCGTCACCGGCCACGGCCGTGCTCGCTGAACACCTGCGCCACACTGCGCTTTGCGAACCCACTGCCCTCAACGGCCACGAACGCCACGTCGGTCAGTGCCCCTCCTTCGACGACTGA
- a CDS encoding response regulator, whose amino-acid sequence MTDAPPIRVLVVEDDPVAADAHVMYVGRVPGFVAVGTAHTGAEARRLLDRTPVDLLLLDLHLPDVHGLQFARSLRAAGHLADVIAVTSARDLTVVREGVSLGVVQYVLKPFTFATLRDRLMRYAEFRTAAGEASGQADVDRALAALRAPGPAALPKGLSAPTLERVTAALRDHPAGLTATGIAEAVGISRITARRYLEHLVHTGRAARSPQYGTVGRPELQYRWGAGQ is encoded by the coding sequence ATGACGGACGCACCACCCATCCGCGTCCTCGTCGTCGAGGACGACCCCGTGGCGGCGGACGCCCATGTCATGTACGTCGGCCGGGTCCCGGGCTTCGTGGCGGTCGGCACGGCGCACACGGGCGCGGAGGCCCGCCGCCTGCTGGACCGCACGCCGGTCGACCTGCTCCTCCTCGACCTCCACCTCCCGGACGTCCACGGCCTGCAGTTCGCCCGCTCGCTCCGCGCGGCCGGCCATCTCGCGGACGTCATCGCGGTGACCTCGGCCCGCGACCTGACGGTGGTCCGCGAGGGGGTGTCCCTCGGGGTCGTCCAGTACGTCCTGAAGCCCTTCACCTTCGCGACCCTGCGCGACCGGCTGATGCGCTACGCCGAGTTCCGCACGGCGGCCGGCGAGGCGAGCGGCCAGGCCGACGTCGACCGCGCCCTGGCCGCCCTGCGCGCCCCCGGCCCCGCCGCCCTCCCCAAGGGCCTCAGCGCCCCCACCCTGGAACGCGTCACCGCGGCTCTCCGCGACCACCCGGCCGGCCTCACCGCCACCGGCATCGCCGAAGCGGTCGGCATCTCCCGCATCACGGCCCGCCGCTACCTGGAACACCTGGTCCACACCGGTCGAGCAGCCCGCAGCCCCCAGTACGGGACGGTGGGGCGACCGGAGTTGCAGTATCGGTGGGGGGCGGGGCAGTGA